A genomic stretch from Zeimonas sediminis includes:
- a CDS encoding acyl-CoA dehydrogenase, which yields MSLRDQLSEAVTRIAADRCGTAVVRGDEAGERPDALWRELAAAGLDRATASEAAGGSGLGWRDAQALVAAAGEFAMPVPLVETLGAHALARAAGCELGAVSAPAGFDGAASFARLVREGDSLVAGAVPWGDRVGIVVGVAADGGVWLLDAGRAERGDRRNQAGEVRTRMAWRAGDEGARRFERPPGGAASADTLAADSLACLAAALRAGQLAGAMRRVLAMTVRYAGEREQFGRPIGRFQAIQQQLALMAELVAQAAIGVELAFDTDGPLPDPLRAACAKQVASANALQCAAIAHAVHGAIGVTGEYDLQLFTRRLRAWAAEWGGAHAWAAALGRGLLGAGHASVWHAVIAASDGDGGGRTA from the coding sequence ATGAGCCTGCGCGACCAGCTGTCGGAAGCGGTGACGCGGATCGCCGCCGATCGCTGCGGCACCGCCGTCGTCCGCGGCGACGAGGCCGGCGAGCGACCCGACGCGCTGTGGCGCGAGCTGGCCGCGGCCGGGCTCGATCGCGCGACCGCGTCCGAGGCGGCGGGCGGGTCGGGCCTGGGCTGGCGCGATGCGCAGGCGCTGGTCGCGGCGGCAGGCGAGTTCGCGATGCCGGTGCCGCTCGTCGAGACGCTGGGCGCGCACGCTCTGGCTCGCGCCGCCGGATGCGAGCTCGGCGCGGTTTCCGCTCCGGCCGGATTCGACGGCGCGGCGAGCTTCGCGCGGCTGGTGCGGGAGGGCGACTCGCTGGTGGCCGGCGCGGTGCCCTGGGGCGACCGGGTCGGCATCGTGGTCGGCGTGGCGGCCGACGGCGGCGTGTGGCTGCTCGACGCGGGGCGCGCCGAGCGCGGGGACCGCCGCAACCAGGCCGGGGAGGTCCGCACGCGGATGGCCTGGCGGGCGGGCGATGAGGGTGCCCGGCGCTTCGAGCGGCCGCCCGGCGGCGCGGCATCCGCCGACACGCTCGCCGCAGACTCGCTGGCCTGCCTGGCGGCCGCGCTGCGCGCGGGCCAGCTTGCCGGCGCGATGCGCCGCGTGCTGGCGATGACGGTGCGATACGCCGGCGAGCGCGAGCAGTTCGGCCGGCCGATCGGGCGCTTCCAGGCGATCCAGCAACAGCTGGCGCTGATGGCCGAACTGGTCGCGCAGGCCGCGATCGGCGTGGAGCTCGCATTCGACACCGACGGCCCACTGCCCGATCCGTTGCGGGCGGCCTGCGCCAAGCAGGTCGCGAGCGCCAACGCGCTGCAGTGCGCTGCGATCGCCCACGCGGTGCACGGCGCGATCGGCGTCACCGGCGAGTACGACCTGCAGTTGTTCACCCGCCGGCTGCGCGCCTGGGCCGCAGAGTGGGGCGGCGCACATGCCTGGGCGGCGGCGCTGGGGCGCGGGTTGCTCGGCGCCGGGCACGCTTCGGTCTGGCATGCGGTGATCGCGGCGAGCGACGGAGACGGGGGAGGCCGGACGGCCTAG
- a CDS encoding RHS repeat-associated core domain-containing protein yields the protein MKAAALRLLACLFCLAVSPAHASSCLPAGGAPGPILAIGDSGLGGIGLVHSPSISPIPGQSSGGLVANLVGAAPAPACGPAASPEPASLPAPSPGRAAGNPVDLVSGNKYALAVDALLPDPESGLGAALREALGDDAAHALGEAWTPFAPLRFAFTRHYNSRFEASGPMGPGWRHGFETALARLRGRHGIELQVVQADGRRLVFRRDAGGGFGGLEPGSGRIDEHLGAGLPWAWRWPDGRILRFDRQGRLARIEAPDRERLALERDAGGRLASVGDASGRAIRFEYSGDRLAALVLPDGLRVRYEYDVHGVLAAVRYPDGRSVRHHYEDLRAFHWLTGVERPDGRRSRYRYDDTGRVVESVPVEGEALGALAFGWRVPSEPGGVGSTTVTEGDRTSTWQWRIDPATGEAGLLAMEGLPCSVCPTLRSSSDSKKISNSGPQRSLTYDTFGLPAEARLSGRARRSDEPLAPIAMHLRWQRHADGPLAGKLAWVERVAPDGRAARTAFRHDSRRQLVAIERPEGLVERIERDRLGRPAVRHGSDRARRVASFDRLWRLVAWRVRDAVTTVEWDERGLPVAIAWPAGDRWSLAWRADAVEIRSDRGWVAGSERASSRSGGPRGAAVALALAAPDPVVVDAAGRRTEIRHDDFGRLVESRSTDAGWRRYRHDAWGRIARIDSADGVVETRRHDAAGRLLEREQAGAGERILTRFEWRGGLLIGIEHPAQQTRIEHDAAGRVTAVVDRVAGAEHRFGFERDGRERIVARELPGGARIEYRNDRQGRPVAMRYREPDGPPVAIVEDVVYRNGRAVAWRFGNGTGFERRDDDAGRPIDWRWKGRRGTPAGTGTRIGHRDSPGHGDALPAWRYRWRHDGLPASIADARVERRLGWDMLGRLIVDERHPVAGAQGLGAGGPGGGGPAGAEYFAWDLAGDLRFARAPDGGGWRAADDPPRDPAGRPMRHGDRELRYGPQGRIVEVRDAGRLVAAYAYNAAGERIGKRVGAVETGFLYRGRRLAAELGADGRPTRHYLRWLGMPVAIVDRTPGGTRIAWLHGDHLGTPHAASDASGRLVWQADYRAFGAVAAQRGPLRQPLRLDGQYHDPETGLHDNYLRSYDPATGRYLEPDPLGLAGGLNRHAYAEGNPLMATDPLGLILFAFDGTNNGADPPGVDDVSNVRKFFELYDAGAKWYMTGVGLDDPGSGIRTNALDPLDANTARARVDYMLGALDGYMDDGRIGQTVDIDVVGFSRGAAMARDFANRVAGLDAERYWWAKGFCVNLRFLGLWDTVAQFGPNGSDNHRWQLGIPSAVGAAFHAVALNEHRSLFPLEGASGAAVIERGFIGSHADVGGGNAEGDLSDVSLAWMAQMAARSGVALKPLPERYLSVESPVLHDRNYDRAGDRRVATRDATGAVVAGGAQRAAPIAGMDWSGSRPFLIVSPRRERDAYGRLSIVGSVDIEAYANWLADHYGIRVAVR from the coding sequence ATGAAAGCCGCTGCCCTCCGCCTGCTCGCCTGCCTGTTCTGCCTGGCCGTTTCGCCGGCGCACGCTTCGTCCTGCCTGCCGGCCGGCGGGGCGCCCGGCCCGATCCTCGCGATCGGCGACTCTGGCCTGGGCGGCATCGGGCTGGTCCACAGCCCTTCGATCAGCCCGATCCCGGGACAGTCGAGCGGGGGCCTGGTGGCGAACCTGGTGGGCGCGGCCCCGGCGCCCGCCTGCGGCCCCGCCGCATCGCCAGAGCCGGCGAGCCTGCCCGCCCCCTCGCCAGGGCGCGCGGCCGGCAATCCGGTCGATCTGGTCAGCGGCAACAAGTACGCGCTGGCGGTCGACGCGCTGCTGCCCGACCCCGAATCCGGCCTGGGCGCTGCGCTGCGCGAGGCGCTCGGCGACGACGCCGCGCACGCGCTGGGCGAGGCCTGGACGCCGTTCGCACCGCTGCGCTTCGCCTTCACCCGCCACTACAACAGCCGCTTCGAGGCGTCCGGTCCCATGGGCCCCGGCTGGCGGCACGGCTTCGAGACCGCGCTCGCCCGACTGCGCGGCCGGCACGGCATCGAGCTGCAGGTGGTGCAGGCCGACGGCCGTCGACTGGTCTTTCGCCGCGATGCGGGCGGCGGCTTCGGCGGCCTCGAACCGGGCAGCGGCCGGATCGACGAGCACCTCGGCGCCGGCCTGCCGTGGGCCTGGCGCTGGCCCGACGGGCGGATCCTGCGCTTCGACCGGCAGGGCCGCCTGGCGCGGATCGAGGCGCCCGATCGCGAGCGGCTGGCCCTCGAACGCGATGCCGGCGGGCGGCTGGCCAGCGTCGGCGACGCGTCGGGCCGGGCGATTCGGTTCGAGTATTCGGGCGACCGGCTGGCCGCGCTGGTCCTGCCGGACGGGCTGCGCGTCCGCTACGAATACGACGTTCACGGCGTGCTGGCCGCGGTCCGCTATCCGGACGGGCGAAGCGTCCGGCACCACTACGAGGACCTGCGCGCCTTCCACTGGCTCACCGGCGTCGAGCGGCCCGATGGCCGTCGCAGCCGTTACCGCTACGACGACACCGGCCGGGTCGTCGAGTCCGTTCCGGTCGAAGGCGAGGCTCTCGGGGCGCTGGCCTTCGGCTGGCGGGTGCCGTCCGAGCCCGGAGGCGTCGGCAGCACCACGGTGACCGAGGGGGATCGCACGTCGACCTGGCAATGGCGAATCGATCCCGCCACCGGCGAGGCCGGGCTGCTCGCGATGGAGGGACTTCCCTGCAGCGTCTGCCCGACGCTTCGGTCGAGCTCCGACAGCAAGAAAATCTCGAATTCAGGGCCGCAGCGGTCACTCACTTACGACACCTTCGGCCTGCCTGCCGAAGCCCGGCTCTCGGGTCGCGCCAGGCGTTCGGACGAGCCTCTGGCACCGATCGCCATGCACCTGCGCTGGCAGCGCCATGCCGACGGCCCGCTGGCCGGCAAGCTGGCCTGGGTCGAGCGAGTCGCGCCCGACGGTCGGGCCGCGCGCACCGCGTTTCGTCACGACTCGCGCAGGCAGCTTGTCGCGATCGAGCGGCCGGAGGGCCTGGTCGAACGGATCGAGCGCGACCGTCTTGGCAGGCCTGCGGTCCGGCACGGATCCGACCGCGCGCGTCGCGTCGCGAGCTTCGACCGGCTGTGGCGGCTCGTGGCGTGGCGCGTGCGCGACGCGGTCACCACGGTGGAGTGGGACGAGCGCGGCTTGCCCGTGGCGATCGCCTGGCCTGCCGGCGATCGCTGGTCCCTGGCCTGGCGGGCGGACGCGGTCGAGATTCGCTCGGACCGGGGTTGGGTGGCCGGCAGCGAGCGTGCGTCCTCGCGCTCCGGCGGACCGCGCGGCGCGGCCGTGGCGCTCGCGCTCGCCGCGCCCGATCCGGTCGTCGTCGATGCGGCCGGCCGCCGCACCGAGATCCGCCACGACGATTTCGGCCGACTGGTCGAGTCCCGCTCGACCGATGCAGGGTGGCGCCGTTACCGCCACGACGCCTGGGGCCGGATCGCCCGGATCGACTCGGCCGACGGCGTCGTCGAGACCCGGCGCCACGATGCGGCCGGCCGGCTGCTCGAGCGCGAGCAGGCGGGGGCCGGCGAGCGGATCCTGACCCGGTTCGAATGGCGGGGCGGCTTGCTGATCGGAATCGAGCACCCGGCCCAGCAGACGCGAATCGAGCACGATGCCGCGGGGCGGGTGACCGCGGTCGTCGACCGGGTCGCGGGCGCCGAGCACCGATTCGGTTTCGAGCGCGACGGGCGCGAGCGCATCGTTGCCCGAGAGCTGCCCGGCGGCGCCCGAATCGAGTATCGCAACGACCGGCAAGGCCGGCCGGTCGCAATGCGCTACCGCGAGCCGGACGGGCCGCCGGTCGCGATCGTCGAAGACGTCGTCTACCGGAATGGCCGTGCGGTGGCCTGGCGCTTCGGCAACGGCACCGGCTTCGAGCGCCGCGACGACGACGCGGGCAGGCCGATCGACTGGCGATGGAAAGGCCGGCGCGGCACGCCTGCGGGGACAGGCACGCGCATCGGACATCGCGATTCGCCGGGACACGGCGATGCGCTGCCCGCCTGGCGCTATCGCTGGCGGCACGACGGCCTGCCGGCCAGCATCGCCGACGCGCGCGTCGAGCGCCGCCTGGGCTGGGACATGCTCGGCAGGCTGATCGTCGACGAGCGCCATCCGGTCGCGGGCGCGCAGGGGCTGGGCGCAGGCGGGCCAGGCGGGGGCGGGCCGGCCGGCGCCGAGTACTTCGCCTGGGACCTCGCCGGCGACCTGCGCTTCGCCAGGGCTCCCGACGGCGGCGGCTGGCGTGCCGCCGACGACCCGCCTCGCGATCCGGCGGGCCGGCCGATGCGTCACGGCGACCGCGAACTGCGCTACGGCCCGCAAGGCCGGATCGTCGAGGTGCGCGACGCCGGGCGCCTGGTGGCCGCCTATGCCTACAACGCAGCCGGCGAGCGGATCGGCAAGCGTGTCGGGGCGGTCGAGACCGGCTTCCTGTACCGCGGCCGGCGTCTTGCGGCCGAGCTCGGCGCCGACGGCCGACCGACGCGCCACTACCTGCGCTGGCTCGGCATGCCGGTGGCGATCGTCGATCGCACTCCGGGCGGCACGCGGATCGCCTGGCTGCACGGCGATCACCTCGGCACGCCGCACGCGGCCAGCGATGCGAGCGGCCGGCTCGTGTGGCAGGCCGACTACCGGGCCTTCGGCGCGGTGGCCGCGCAGCGCGGCCCCCTTCGCCAGCCGCTGCGACTGGACGGCCAGTACCACGATCCCGAAACCGGCCTGCACGACAACTACCTGCGCAGCTACGACCCGGCCACCGGCCGCTACCTCGAGCCCGACCCGCTCGGCCTGGCCGGCGGCCTGAACCGGCACGCCTACGCCGAAGGCAACCCGCTGATGGCCACCGACCCGCTGGGCCTGATCCTGTTCGCCTTCGACGGCACGAACAACGGGGCCGATCCGCCCGGCGTCGACGACGTCTCCAACGTCAGGAAGTTCTTCGAGCTGTACGACGCCGGCGCGAAGTGGTACATGACCGGCGTCGGCCTCGACGACCCGGGCAGCGGCATCCGGACGAACGCGCTCGACCCGCTCGACGCGAACACCGCGCGCGCCCGTGTCGACTACATGCTCGGCGCGCTCGACGGCTACATGGACGACGGCCGGATCGGGCAGACCGTCGACATCGACGTGGTCGGCTTCTCGCGCGGCGCGGCCATGGCGCGCGACTTCGCCAACCGGGTGGCCGGGCTGGATGCCGAGCGCTACTGGTGGGCCAAGGGCTTCTGCGTGAACCTGCGCTTCCTGGGCCTGTGGGACACGGTCGCGCAGTTCGGCCCCAACGGCAGCGACAACCACCGCTGGCAGCTCGGCATCCCGTCGGCGGTCGGCGCAGCCTTTCACGCGGTGGCGCTGAATGAGCACCGCTCGCTGTTCCCGCTCGAGGGCGCCAGCGGCGCCGCGGTCATCGAGCGCGGCTTCATCGGCAGCCACGCCGATGTCGGCGGCGGCAATGCCGAGGGCGACCTGTCCGACGTGTCGCTCGCCTGGATGGCGCAGATGGCGGCGCGATCGGGCGTGGCGCTCAAGCCGCTGCCGGAGCGTTACCTGAGCGTCGAGTCGCCGGTTCTGCACGACCGCAACTACGACCGCGCCGGCGACCGCCGGGTGGCGACCCGGGACGCGACCGGCGCCGTCGTCGCCGGCGGCGCCCAGCGCGCCGCGCCGATCGCCGGCATGGACTGGTCCGGCTCGAGGCCCTTCCTGATCGTGTCGCCGCGGCGCGAGCGCGACGCCTACGGCCGGCTGTCGATCGTCGGCAGCGTCGATATCGAGGCCTATGCGAACTGGCTCGCCGATCACTATGGCATCCGGGTCGCGGTCCGGTGA
- a CDS encoding acyl-CoA dehydrogenase family protein yields MDALMLPLTRIPPADEALRAGIREFVESALAGVPADVRARSWMGYDPAFSRALAERGWVGLALPPEHGGGGRGVFARFVLVEELLSRGAPVLMHWIADRQSGPMIARFGSEAQKRFYLPRICRAEIGFCIGLSEPNAGSDLASVRTRAERTADGWRLNGRKIWTTNAHRANYMIALVRTSGSAADRHAGLSQVIVDLSAPGVSVRPIRDLTGDTHFNEVAFDDVRLPDDALIGDEGQGWAQANAELAFERSGPERLLSSQVLVDEWFGWLRTLADPPAAQVAALGAIFARLVTLRAMSLAVAARIDAGESPMLAAALVKDLGTLVEQDIPATLSDMLADLPDADRAPPPAVLMRTLAYVSQMAPTFSLRGGTREILRGVIARGLSLR; encoded by the coding sequence ATGGACGCCCTGATGCTGCCGCTCACGCGGATCCCGCCCGCCGACGAGGCCTTGCGCGCCGGGATTCGCGAGTTCGTCGAATCGGCGCTGGCCGGCGTGCCGGCCGACGTTCGCGCGCGCTCGTGGATGGGCTACGACCCGGCCTTCAGCCGGGCGCTGGCCGAGCGCGGCTGGGTCGGGCTGGCGCTGCCGCCCGAGCATGGCGGCGGCGGGCGCGGCGTGTTCGCCCGCTTCGTGCTGGTCGAGGAATTGCTGTCGCGCGGCGCGCCGGTGCTGATGCACTGGATCGCCGACCGGCAGAGTGGCCCGATGATCGCGCGCTTCGGCAGCGAGGCGCAGAAGCGCTTCTACCTTCCGCGCATCTGCCGCGCCGAGATCGGCTTCTGCATCGGGCTCAGCGAGCCGAACGCAGGCTCCGACCTCGCTTCGGTTCGCACGCGGGCCGAGCGCACTGCCGACGGGTGGCGGCTGAACGGCCGCAAGATCTGGACGACCAACGCGCACCGCGCGAACTACATGATTGCGCTGGTGCGCACCTCGGGCAGCGCGGCCGACCGGCACGCGGGCCTGTCGCAGGTGATCGTCGACCTGTCGGCGCCCGGCGTGTCGGTGCGGCCGATCCGCGACCTGACCGGCGACACGCACTTCAACGAGGTGGCCTTCGACGACGTGCGCCTGCCCGACGACGCGCTGATCGGCGACGAGGGGCAGGGCTGGGCGCAGGCCAACGCCGAGCTGGCCTTCGAGCGCAGCGGCCCCGAGCGGCTGCTGTCGAGCCAGGTGCTGGTCGACGAGTGGTTCGGCTGGCTGCGGACCCTGGCCGACCCGCCGGCCGCGCAGGTCGCCGCGCTGGGCGCGATCTTCGCGCGGCTGGTCACGCTGCGCGCGATGTCGCTGGCGGTCGCCGCGCGGATCGACGCCGGCGAGTCGCCGATGCTGGCCGCGGCGCTGGTCAAGGACCTCGGCACGCTGGTCGAGCAGGACATCCCGGCCACGCTCAGCGACATGCTCGCCGACCTGCCCGATGCGGATCGCGCGCCGCCGCCGGCGGTGCTGATGCGCACGCTCGCCTACGTGTCACAGATGGCGCCGACCTTCTCGCTGCGCGGCGGCACGCGAGAGATCCTGCGCGGCGTCATCGCCAGGGGGCTGTCGCTGCGATGA
- the icmF gene encoding fused isobutyryl-CoA mutase/GTPase IcmF → MTDLSDQKQLADYRMKNRVRFVTAASLFDGHDASINIMRRILQSKGAEVIHLGHNRSVREIVDCALQEDAHAIAISSYQGGHVEYFKYMIDLLREAGAGHVKVFGGGGGVIVPSEIRELHEYGVERIYSPEDGQRMGLQGMIADMIRRCDVDLSQYAPASLDEIVAPAGDADVDAAARARLAKSRRALAQAITALELGHVDGRMDEAQFAAWRAELHKRAETIATPTLGITGTGGAGKSSLTDELIRRFRLDQDDRMRLAVISVDPTRRKSGGALLGDRIRMNAIDHPNVFMRSLATREAGSEISQALPDAIAACKLAGFDLIVVETSGIGQGDAAIVPLVDATLYVMTPEFGAASQLEKIDMLDFADFVAINKFDRKGAMDALRDVSKQYQRNRELFTKRPEEMPVFGTQASRFNDDGVTALYQGMLPRLVELGLKLPLAGTPEAAGAGRADATLGGRLPRVEGRHSSSQVVIVPPARIRYLADVADTVRGYKRRAREQARLARQVQQLRESARMLLEEDAEKSGARKTVEALADKREAMLDPAAKKLLAMWPDMQKAYAGDEYVVKIRDREIRTKLTYTSLSGTKIRKVVLPGYEDHGELLKWLMLENVPGSFPYTGGVFAFKRENEDPTRMFAGEGDPFRTNRRFKLLSEGMPAKRLSTAFDSVTLYGHDPDLRPDIYGKVGNSGVSIATLDDMKVLYSGFDLCDPATSVSMTINGPAPTILAMFMNTAIDQQVEKFERDNGRQPTDDEHQKIREWTLSTVRGTVQADILKEDQGQNTCIFSTEFSLKVMGDIQEYFVHHDVRNFYSVSISGYHIAEAGANPISQLAFTLSNGFTFVEAYLARGMHIDDFAPNLSFFFSNGMDPEYTVLGRVARRIWAVAMKERYGANERSQKLKYHCQTSGRSLHAQEIDFNDIRTTLQALIATYDNANSLHTNAYDEAITTPTEESVRRAMAIQLIINREWGLAKNENPNQGAFVIDELTELVEEAVLAEFERIAERGGVLGAMETGYQRGKIQDESMHYEMLKHTGEHPIIGVNTFRNPHGDPIPQTLELARSTEEEKQSQLKRLADFHARNASQAPAMLQRLKDTVIANGNVFEVLMDAVRVCSLGQITGALFEVGGQYRRSM, encoded by the coding sequence ATGACCGACCTGTCCGACCAGAAGCAGCTCGCCGACTACCGGATGAAGAACCGGGTGCGTTTCGTGACCGCCGCCTCGCTGTTCGACGGCCACGACGCCTCGATCAACATCATGCGGCGCATCCTCCAGAGCAAGGGCGCCGAGGTCATCCACCTGGGCCACAACCGGTCGGTTCGCGAGATCGTCGACTGCGCGCTGCAGGAAGACGCGCACGCGATCGCGATCTCGTCCTACCAGGGCGGCCACGTCGAGTACTTCAAGTACATGATCGACCTGTTGCGCGAGGCCGGCGCCGGCCACGTCAAGGTGTTCGGCGGCGGCGGCGGGGTGATCGTGCCGTCCGAGATCCGCGAACTGCACGAGTACGGCGTCGAACGCATCTACAGTCCCGAAGACGGCCAGCGCATGGGCCTGCAGGGCATGATCGCCGACATGATCCGGCGCTGCGACGTCGACCTGTCGCAGTACGCGCCGGCCAGTCTCGACGAGATCGTGGCGCCGGCCGGCGATGCCGACGTCGACGCGGCGGCGCGTGCCAGGCTCGCGAAGTCGCGCCGCGCGCTCGCCCAGGCGATCACCGCGCTCGAGCTCGGTCACGTCGACGGTCGCATGGACGAAGCGCAATTCGCTGCCTGGCGCGCCGAGCTGCACAAGCGCGCCGAAACGATCGCGACGCCCACGCTGGGCATCACCGGCACCGGTGGCGCCGGCAAGTCCAGCCTCACCGACGAGCTGATCCGTCGCTTCCGGCTCGACCAGGACGACCGGATGCGGCTGGCGGTGATCTCGGTCGATCCCACCCGACGCAAGAGCGGCGGCGCGCTGCTCGGCGACCGGATCCGGATGAACGCGATCGACCATCCGAACGTGTTCATGCGCTCGCTGGCCACCCGCGAAGCCGGCAGCGAGATCAGCCAGGCCCTGCCCGACGCGATCGCCGCCTGCAAGCTCGCCGGCTTCGACCTGATCGTCGTCGAGACCTCGGGCATCGGCCAGGGCGACGCCGCGATCGTGCCGCTGGTCGACGCCACGCTCTACGTGATGACGCCCGAGTTCGGCGCTGCCAGCCAGCTCGAGAAGATCGACATGCTCGACTTCGCCGACTTCGTCGCGATCAACAAGTTCGACCGCAAGGGCGCGATGGACGCGCTGCGCGACGTCTCCAAGCAGTACCAGCGCAACCGCGAGCTGTTCACGAAGCGCCCCGAGGAGATGCCGGTATTCGGCACCCAGGCCTCGCGCTTCAACGACGACGGCGTCACCGCGCTGTACCAGGGCATGCTGCCGCGGCTGGTAGAGCTCGGGCTGAAGCTGCCGCTGGCCGGCACGCCCGAGGCCGCCGGCGCTGGCCGCGCGGACGCGACGCTCGGCGGCCGCCTGCCGAGGGTCGAGGGCCGGCATTCGTCGAGCCAGGTGGTGATCGTGCCGCCCGCCCGCATCCGCTACCTGGCCGACGTGGCCGACACGGTCCGCGGCTACAAGCGGCGCGCCCGCGAGCAGGCGCGGCTCGCTCGCCAGGTGCAGCAGCTGCGCGAATCCGCCCGGATGCTGCTGGAGGAAGACGCCGAGAAGAGCGGCGCGCGCAAGACCGTCGAGGCGCTGGCCGACAAGCGCGAGGCGATGCTCGACCCGGCCGCGAAGAAGCTGCTGGCGATGTGGCCCGACATGCAGAAGGCCTACGCCGGCGACGAATACGTGGTGAAGATCCGCGACCGCGAGATCCGCACGAAGCTCACCTACACCTCGCTGTCGGGCACGAAGATCCGCAAGGTCGTGCTGCCGGGCTACGAGGACCACGGCGAGCTGCTGAAGTGGCTGATGCTCGAGAACGTGCCCGGCTCCTTCCCGTACACCGGCGGCGTGTTCGCGTTCAAGCGCGAGAACGAGGACCCGACCCGCATGTTCGCCGGCGAGGGCGACCCCTTCCGCACCAACCGGCGCTTCAAGCTGCTGTCCGAGGGCATGCCGGCCAAGCGCCTGTCCACCGCCTTCGACTCGGTCACGCTGTACGGCCACGACCCCGACCTGCGGCCCGACATCTACGGCAAGGTCGGCAACTCGGGCGTGAGCATCGCCACGCTCGACGACATGAAGGTGCTGTACTCGGGCTTCGACCTGTGCGATCCGGCCACCAGCGTCAGCATGACGATCAACGGCCCGGCGCCGACGATCCTCGCGATGTTCATGAACACCGCGATCGACCAGCAGGTCGAGAAGTTCGAGCGCGACAACGGCCGCCAGCCGACCGACGACGAGCACCAGAAGATCCGCGAGTGGACGCTGTCCACGGTGCGCGGCACGGTGCAGGCCGACATCCTGAAGGAAGACCAGGGCCAGAACACCTGCATCTTCAGCACCGAGTTCTCGCTCAAGGTCATGGGCGACATCCAGGAGTACTTCGTCCACCACGACGTGCGCAACTTCTATTCGGTCAGCATCAGCGGCTACCACATCGCCGAGGCCGGCGCGAACCCGATCAGCCAGCTCGCCTTCACGCTGTCCAACGGCTTCACCTTCGTCGAGGCCTATCTCGCGCGCGGCATGCACATCGACGACTTCGCGCCGAACCTGAGCTTCTTCTTCTCCAACGGCATGGACCCCGAGTACACGGTGCTCGGCCGCGTGGCGCGGCGGATCTGGGCGGTCGCGATGAAGGAGCGCTACGGCGCCAACGAGCGCAGCCAGAAGCTCAAGTACCACTGCCAGACCAGCGGCCGCAGCCTGCACGCGCAGGAGATCGACTTCAACGACATCCGCACCACGCTGCAGGCGCTGATCGCCACCTACGACAACGCCAACTCGCTGCACACCAACGCCTACGACGAGGCGATCACCACGCCCACCGAGGAGAGCGTGCGGCGCGCGATGGCAATCCAGCTGATCATCAACCGCGAGTGGGGGCTGGCGAAGAACGAGAACCCGAACCAGGGCGCCTTCGTGATCGACGAGCTGACCGAGCTGGTCGAGGAGGCAGTGCTGGCCGAGTTCGAGCGGATCGCCGAGCGCGGCGGCGTGCTCGGCGCGATGGAAACCGGCTACCAGCGCGGCAAGATCCAGGACGAGTCGATGCACTACGAGATGCTCAAGCACACCGGCGAGCATCCGATCATCGGCGTCAACACCTTCCGCAATCCGCACGGCGATCCGATCCCGCAGACGCTCGAGCTGGCCCGCTCCACCGAGGAAGAAAAGCAGAGCCAGCTGAAGCGCCTGGCCGACTTCCACGCGCGCAACGCGAGCCAGGCGCCGGCGATGCTGCAGCGCCTCAAGGACACGGTGATCGCCAACGGCAACGTGTTCGAGGTGTTGATGGACGCGGTGCGGGTCTGCTCGCTGGGCCAGATCACCGGCGCGCTTTTCGAGGTCGGCGGGCAGTACCGGCGCAGCATGTAG
- a CDS encoding DUF2917 domain-containing protein: MLMRLGRDEQAALLVGPTGRLEVLRGRAWLTIDGESADHFLGRGESLAVAPGCLLHASGDAPGATLLRFAASAPASDGRACVPERAAWWLGRHLAGRQS, from the coding sequence ATGCTGATGCGCCTCGGCCGGGACGAGCAGGCGGCCCTGCTCGTCGGGCCGACCGGCCGGCTCGAGGTGCTGCGCGGCCGCGCCTGGCTCACGATCGACGGCGAGTCGGCCGACCACTTCCTCGGCCGCGGCGAGTCGCTCGCCGTCGCGCCGGGCTGCCTGCTGCACGCGAGCGGCGACGCGCCGGGCGCGACCCTGCTCAGGTTCGCCGCATCGGCGCCGGCATCGGACGGCCGCGCATGCGTCCCGGAACGGGCGGCGTGGTGGCTCGGCCGGCACCTGGCCGGGAGACAGTCATGA